In the genome of Streptomyces sp. V2I9, one region contains:
- a CDS encoding 4-(cytidine 5'-diphospho)-2-C-methyl-D-erythritol kinase: MSAAVTVRVPAKVNVQLAVGAARPDGFHDLANVFLAVGLYDEVTAAPADELRITCSGPDAARVPLDTTNLAARAALALAERYGIEPAVHLHIAKDIPVAGGMAGGSADGAAALVACDALWGTGASRDELLAICAELGSDVPFSLVGGAALGTGRGEKLTPIEVGGAFHWVFAVADGGLSTPAVYGEFDRLTADAEVPGPTASPALLAALRSGDSGALAAAVSNDLQPAALSLRPALADTLAAGTAAGALAALVSGSGPTTAFLVADEATAEKVADALTASGTCRNARVAASPAPGAHVV; encoded by the coding sequence ATGAGCGCCGCCGTCACCGTCCGCGTCCCCGCCAAGGTCAACGTCCAGCTCGCCGTGGGCGCCGCCCGCCCCGACGGCTTCCACGACCTGGCCAACGTCTTCCTCGCCGTCGGCCTGTACGACGAGGTCACCGCCGCCCCCGCCGACGAGCTGCGCATCACCTGCTCCGGCCCGGACGCCGCCCGGGTCCCGCTGGACACCACCAACCTCGCCGCCCGCGCCGCCCTCGCCCTCGCCGAGCGGTACGGCATCGAGCCGGCCGTCCACCTGCACATCGCCAAGGACATCCCGGTCGCGGGCGGCATGGCCGGCGGCAGCGCCGACGGGGCCGCCGCCCTGGTCGCCTGTGACGCCCTGTGGGGGACCGGCGCGAGCCGCGACGAACTCCTCGCGATCTGCGCCGAGCTGGGCAGCGACGTACCGTTCAGCCTGGTCGGCGGGGCCGCGCTCGGCACCGGACGCGGCGAGAAGCTCACCCCGATCGAGGTCGGCGGTGCCTTCCACTGGGTCTTCGCGGTGGCGGACGGCGGTCTCTCCACGCCCGCCGTCTACGGCGAGTTCGACCGCCTCACCGCCGACGCCGAGGTCCCCGGACCGACCGCCTCGCCCGCCCTGCTCGCCGCCCTGCGCTCCGGCGACTCCGGAGCCCTCGCGGCCGCCGTGAGCAACGACCTCCAGCCCGCCGCGCTCTCCCTGCGCCCCGCCCTCGCGGACACCCTGGCGGCCGGCACGGCGGCGGGAGCGCTGGCCGCCCTGGTCTCCGGCTCCGGGCCGACCACGGCGTTCCTGGTGGCGGACGAGGCGACGGCCGAGAAGGTGGCCGACGCGCTGACGGCCTCGGGAACGTGCCGCAACGCGCGCGTGGCCGCCTCGCCCGCGCCGGGCGCCCACGTCGTCTGA
- a CDS encoding acyltransferase encodes MGSHVRELAGATPATRDRYADLLRVASLAAVVLGHWLMAAVTPDGVGNLLAVVPALQPLTWLLQVMPVFFFVGGFSHALSYRSLLRKHARTASGATADSVHPAFLRARLQRLLRPTTVFVLVWGAAALLVQLLGGGGGLTGVTLRMVTQPLWFIGIYLAMVAFTPPLLRLHERYGWGAFAGLAGAAVAVDALRFAAGVPYVEFLNFAFVWLAVHQLGFLRADGRIRRPALLAGAGLVTAVALVAFGPYPLSMVGMPGEKVSNMAPPTLALLAHGLWLVGAVELLRAPAARLLERPRVWRTVVAANGVAMTAFLWHLTAMFGVYGALLALDVPLPAPASAAWWAGVPLRIACAAVLTAALVAAFRTFERPAPAAPAAPRTPAAGPLAGLGVTLCLLGVLGLSMVGLGGLLEGRTALLIAVPVSAPAALAMTLGGWLLVERAGRGRGAR; translated from the coding sequence ATGGGATCACATGTTCGTGAACTGGCCGGGGCGACGCCCGCCACCCGCGACCGTTACGCCGACCTCCTGCGGGTCGCCTCGCTCGCCGCGGTCGTGCTCGGCCACTGGCTGATGGCCGCCGTCACCCCGGACGGGGTCGGCAACCTGCTCGCCGTCGTCCCCGCCCTCCAGCCGCTGACCTGGCTGCTCCAGGTCATGCCGGTGTTCTTCTTCGTCGGCGGCTTCTCCCACGCGCTGTCCTACCGCTCCCTGCTCCGCAAGCACGCCCGGACCGCTTCGGGGGCCACCGCGGACTCCGTCCACCCCGCCTTCCTCCGCGCCCGCCTCCAGCGGCTCCTGCGGCCCACCACGGTCTTCGTCCTCGTCTGGGGCGCGGCGGCGCTGCTCGTCCAGCTCCTCGGCGGGGGCGGCGGGCTGACCGGCGTCACCCTGCGCATGGTGACCCAGCCGCTCTGGTTCATCGGGATCTACCTGGCGATGGTCGCCTTCACCCCGCCGCTGCTGAGGCTGCACGAGCGGTACGGCTGGGGGGCCTTCGCCGGACTGGCCGGTGCGGCGGTCGCGGTGGACGCGCTCCGGTTCGCCGCCGGGGTCCCGTACGTCGAGTTCCTCAACTTCGCCTTCGTCTGGCTCGCCGTCCACCAACTCGGATTCCTGCGCGCCGACGGCCGCATCCGCCGCCCCGCCCTCCTCGCCGGGGCGGGCCTGGTCACCGCCGTCGCGCTGGTCGCGTTCGGGCCGTACCCGCTGTCCATGGTCGGGATGCCCGGCGAGAAGGTCAGCAACATGGCCCCGCCCACCCTCGCCCTGCTCGCCCACGGCCTCTGGCTCGTCGGCGCGGTCGAACTGCTCCGCGCCCCCGCCGCCCGCCTCCTGGAGCGACCCCGCGTCTGGCGCACGGTGGTGGCGGCCAACGGGGTGGCGATGACCGCCTTCCTCTGGCACCTCACGGCGATGTTCGGGGTGTACGGGGCGCTGCTCGCCCTCGACGTGCCGCTGCCCGCGCCCGCGTCGGCCGCCTGGTGGGCCGGCGTCCCGCTGCGGATCGCCTGCGCGGCGGTCCTCACCGCCGCCCTCGTCGCCGCCTTCCGCACCTTCGAACGCCCGGCCCCGGCGGCCCCCGCCGCTCCCCGCACCCCGGCCGCCGGCCCCCTCGCCGGCCTCGGCGTGACCCTCTGCCTGCTCGGCGTGCTGGGCCTGTCCATGGTCGGCCTCGGCGGCCTGCTGGAGGGCCGCACGGCCCTGCTGATCGCGGTCCCGGTGAGCGCCCCGGCCGCCCTGGCGATGACCCTGGGCGGCTGGCTGCTGGTCGAGCGGGCGGGGCGCGGCCGGGGCGCGCGGTAG
- a CDS encoding serine hydrolase, producing MTDTTALPASAPPADPATARLLAEAAGRIDAPDVVLAVSRNGARTVHTGGSAEPGPVPRELLGHELGSASKPYAGLLLARLVAQGRVRYEDRAADLLAPGFPVHPAVRRITLRHLLTHTSGLPGLPADFYPQAVPRWSTDPYGGYPADRVVRAFLRARPRHRPGTRWHYSNFAVSVLGHTLAAATGTPWEVLLHQLVLAPLHLDATRVRPGPEGTEAVGHRRDGTPVPALDTGGFTAAGAVRATPLDMLTFLEAHAGGPELTDPTLAAALAEVRRPLLRRGVRHTHTHTLTWFHHPSPYGPVLFHAGATLGQQAFLGFRPETGLAVAATATRRVHRADTFVATAYDLLTETP from the coding sequence ATGACGGACACGACGGCGCTCCCGGCGTCCGCCCCGCCCGCGGACCCGGCCACCGCACGGCTGCTGGCCGAGGCGGCCGGGCGGATCGACGCCCCGGACGTGGTGCTCGCGGTCAGCCGGAACGGGGCGCGCACCGTCCACACCGGTGGCAGCGCCGAACCGGGCCCGGTCCCCCGCGAACTGCTGGGCCACGAGCTGGGCTCGGCGTCGAAGCCGTACGCGGGGCTCCTGCTGGCCCGGCTGGTGGCGCAGGGCCGGGTGCGGTACGAGGACCGGGCGGCGGACCTGCTGGCTCCGGGCTTCCCGGTGCACCCGGCGGTGCGCCGGATCACGCTGCGCCATCTGCTCACCCACACCTCGGGGCTGCCCGGCCTGCCGGCCGACTTCTACCCGCAGGCGGTGCCCCGCTGGTCGACCGACCCGTACGGCGGCTACCCGGCCGACCGGGTGGTCCGGGCCTTCCTGCGGGCCCGCCCGCGCCACCGGCCCGGAACCCGCTGGCACTACTCGAACTTCGCCGTCTCGGTCCTCGGCCACACCCTGGCGGCGGCCACCGGGACCCCGTGGGAGGTGCTGCTGCACCAGCTGGTGCTGGCCCCGCTCCACCTGGACGCGACGCGGGTGCGGCCGGGGCCGGAGGGCACGGAGGCGGTGGGCCACCGCCGGGACGGGACGCCGGTGCCCGCGCTGGACACCGGGGGCTTCACGGCGGCGGGCGCGGTCCGGGCGACCCCGCTGGACATGCTCACCTTCCTGGAGGCGCACGCGGGCGGGCCGGAGCTCACGGACCCCACGCTGGCCGCCGCGCTGGCGGAGGTCCGGCGCCCGTTGCTGCGGCGCGGCGTGCGGCACACGCACACCCACACGCTGACGTGGTTCCACCACCCGTCCCCGTACGGCCCGGTCCTCTTCCACGCGGGCGCGACCCTCGGCCAGCAGGCGTTCCTGGGGTTCCGGCCGGAGACGGGACTCGCGGTGGCGGCGACGGCGACGCGGCGGGTGCACCGGGCGGACACGTTCGTGGCGACGGCGTACGACCTGCTGACGGAAACCCCGTAG
- the rsmA gene encoding 16S rRNA (adenine(1518)-N(6)/adenine(1519)-N(6))-dimethyltransferase RsmA — translation MSSTEPDALLGPADIRDLAAKLGVRPTKQRGQNFVIDANTVRRIVRTAEVRPDDTVVEVGPGLGSLTLALLEAADRVTAVEIDDVLAAALPATVRARMPERADRFALVHSDAMLVTELPGPAPTALVANLPYNVAVPVLLTMLERFPSIERTLVMVQAEVADRLAARPGNKVYGVPSVKANWYAEVKRAGSIGRTVFWPAPNVDSGLVSLVRRTEPIATTASRAEVFAVVDAAFAQRRKTLRAALAGWAGSAPAAEAALTAAGVSPQARGESLTVEEFAAIAENKPEVSNAPAAHGPGKSAPAEDAPEVPE, via the coding sequence GTGAGCAGCACAGAGCCCGACGCCCTCCTGGGCCCCGCAGACATCCGCGACCTGGCCGCGAAACTGGGCGTACGTCCCACCAAGCAGCGCGGTCAGAACTTCGTCATCGACGCCAACACCGTGCGCCGCATCGTGCGCACGGCCGAGGTCCGCCCGGACGACACCGTCGTCGAGGTCGGCCCCGGTCTCGGCTCGCTGACCCTGGCGCTGCTGGAGGCGGCGGACCGGGTGACCGCCGTCGAGATCGACGACGTGCTCGCCGCCGCGCTGCCCGCCACGGTCCGGGCCCGGATGCCGGAGCGCGCCGACCGCTTCGCCCTGGTCCACTCCGACGCGATGCTGGTCACCGAGCTGCCGGGCCCCGCGCCCACCGCGCTCGTGGCGAACCTCCCGTACAACGTGGCCGTGCCCGTCCTGCTCACCATGCTGGAGCGCTTCCCCAGCATCGAGCGGACCCTCGTCATGGTCCAGGCCGAGGTCGCCGACCGGCTCGCCGCCCGCCCCGGCAACAAGGTGTACGGCGTGCCGTCGGTGAAGGCCAACTGGTACGCGGAGGTCAAGCGCGCCGGTTCCATCGGCCGCACCGTCTTCTGGCCCGCCCCCAACGTCGACTCCGGCCTCGTCTCCCTGGTCCGGCGCACCGAGCCCATCGCCACCACGGCCTCCCGCGCGGAGGTCTTCGCGGTCGTGGACGCGGCCTTCGCCCAGCGCCGCAAGACGCTGCGCGCGGCCCTGGCCGGCTGGGCCGGCTCCGCACCCGCCGCGGAGGCCGCGCTCACCGCCGCCGGAGTCTCCCCGCAGGCGCGCGGCGAATCGCTGACGGTGGAGGAGTTCGCGGCGATCGCGGAGAACAAGCCGGAGGTCTCGAACGCTCCGGCCGCCCACGGGCCGGGGAAGTCCGCACCGGCCGAGGACGCGCCGGAGGTCCCGGAATGA
- the rsmI gene encoding 16S rRNA (cytidine(1402)-2'-O)-methyltransferase produces MADVTGTTGTLVLAGTPIGDVADAPPRLAAELERADVVAAEDTRRLRRLTQALGVHTTGRVVSYFEGNESARTPELVEALAGGARVLLVTDAGMPSVSDPGYRLVAAAVEQDIRVTAVPGPSAVLTALALSGLPVDRFCFEGFLPRKAGERLSKLRENAGERRTMVFFEAPHRLDDTLAAMAEVFGADRRAAVCRELTKTYEEVKRGPLGELAVWAGDGVRGEITVVVQGAADTGPQELDAEELVRRVRVREEAGERRKEAIAAVAADAGLPKREVFDAVVAAKNAEKAAGTAG; encoded by the coding sequence ATGGCTGATGTGACTGGAACGACTGGAACGCTCGTGCTCGCAGGGACCCCCATCGGTGACGTGGCGGACGCCCCGCCGCGCCTCGCCGCCGAACTGGAGCGGGCCGACGTCGTCGCCGCCGAGGACACCCGGCGGCTGCGCCGGCTCACCCAGGCGCTCGGCGTCCACACCACGGGGCGTGTCGTCTCCTACTTCGAGGGGAACGAGTCCGCCCGTACGCCGGAGCTGGTGGAGGCCCTGGCCGGCGGGGCCCGCGTCCTGCTGGTGACGGACGCGGGCATGCCGTCCGTCTCCGACCCCGGCTACCGGCTCGTCGCCGCCGCCGTGGAGCAGGACATCCGCGTCACCGCCGTCCCCGGACCGAGCGCGGTGCTCACCGCCCTCGCCCTCTCCGGACTGCCCGTGGACCGGTTCTGCTTCGAGGGGTTTCTGCCCCGCAAGGCTGGTGAACGGCTCTCCAAGCTCCGCGAGAACGCCGGTGAGCGGCGCACGATGGTCTTCTTCGAGGCCCCGCACCGGCTGGACGACACCCTCGCCGCGATGGCCGAGGTCTTCGGCGCGGACCGCCGCGCCGCCGTGTGCCGGGAGCTGACCAAGACGTACGAGGAGGTCAAGCGCGGCCCGCTCGGTGAGCTGGCGGTGTGGGCCGGGGACGGGGTGCGCGGCGAGATCACCGTCGTGGTGCAGGGCGCCGCCGACACCGGGCCCCAGGAGCTGGACGCCGAGGAACTGGTGCGGCGCGTCCGGGTGCGGGAAGAGGCGGGGGAGCGGCGCAAGGAGGCCATCGCCGCCGTCGCCGCCGACGCCGGGCTGCCCAAGCGCGAGGTGTTCGACGCGGTGGTGGCCGCCAAGAACGCGGAGAAGGCGGCGGGGACGGCGGGGTAG
- a CDS encoding TatD family hydrolase, which translates to MSRTEAPPLPEPLRVPVADSHTHLDMQDATVEEALARAAAVNVTTVVQVGCDVAGSRWAAETAAAHPAVHASVALHPNEAPRIVHGYAEGTDGTARRGAREPGGRAALDEALAEIDALAALDHVRGVGETGLDFFRTGPEGVAAQEESFRAHIEIAKRHGKALVIHDRDAHADVLRVLRDAGAPERTVFHCYSGDAEMARVCAAAGYFMSFAGNVTFKNAQPLRDALAVAPTELVLVETDAPFLTPAPYRGRPNAPYLIPVTLRAMAEVKGLDEDTLAAAVHDNTARAFDF; encoded by the coding sequence ATGAGCCGTACCGAAGCCCCGCCGCTGCCCGAGCCCCTGAGGGTTCCGGTCGCCGACTCCCACACCCACCTGGACATGCAGGACGCCACCGTCGAGGAGGCCCTCGCGCGGGCCGCCGCCGTCAACGTGACGACGGTCGTCCAGGTGGGCTGCGACGTGGCCGGCTCCCGCTGGGCCGCCGAGACCGCCGCGGCCCACCCCGCCGTCCACGCCTCGGTCGCCCTGCACCCCAACGAAGCCCCGCGCATCGTCCACGGGTACGCCGAGGGCACCGACGGCACCGCGCGGCGGGGGGCCAGGGAGCCCGGCGGCAGGGCGGCGCTGGACGAGGCGCTGGCGGAGATCGACGCGCTGGCCGCGCTCGACCACGTACGCGGGGTCGGCGAGACGGGCCTGGACTTCTTCCGCACCGGACCCGAGGGCGTCGCCGCCCAGGAGGAGTCCTTCCGGGCCCACATCGAGATCGCCAAGCGGCACGGCAAGGCCCTGGTCATCCACGACCGCGACGCGCACGCGGACGTGCTGCGGGTCCTGCGCGACGCGGGCGCGCCCGAGCGGACGGTGTTCCACTGCTACTCCGGCGACGCGGAGATGGCCCGCGTCTGCGCCGCGGCCGGCTACTTCATGTCCTTCGCGGGCAACGTGACCTTCAAGAACGCCCAGCCGCTGCGGGACGCGCTCGCCGTCGCCCCCACCGAGCTGGTCCTCGTCGAGACGGACGCCCCTTTCCTCACCCCCGCCCCGTACCGGGGCCGGCCCAACGCCCCCTACCTCATCCCGGTCACGCTCCGCGCGATGGCCGAGGTGAAGGGCCTGGACGAGGACACGCTGGCCGCCGCGGTCCACGACAACACGGCGAGGGCCTTCGACTTCTGA
- a CDS encoding PQQ-binding-like beta-propeller repeat protein, producing MSQPPSQQPPQGGFGAPQEPPYGAPQPPQSPPPQGSPDQAAPPQGPPPGQPPAGPPQTPPSGAPAYGYPQQPPAQPGYGYPQQPGQAPGPYGQAPGPYGQQPGPYGQQPGPYGQPAPGPYGQQPQGGYGYPTQQYPGAPAPGGPGSGGGFLKNRTGIVVAAALAVVLVAGAGTWFLVSDSGDDDKKPVATTSNDPKPPSASPTVDEGDGSGDGREGNDDLNAGRKPGEAKVAWLQKNDVDLPRNGATVYGPWFAGDVVAKAMYRGVSGYSVADGKQKWTVPLPADVCAAPNSPTADGKIVIGVKDGTTDKANCSVLQMIDLNTGKPGWKKSVKKNGTWDLLSDIGLAISGDTVTVGRTSNSNAYRVSDGKELFGNPSGNCKPFAFAGGPKLIAAVNCRTDDVENPQHQVQELNPESGKPKWTYQPPRGWEVSKVYSVTPLVVRLDHEEKKQWAIAALTDGGKLRSQLAPAKGDILTADCGSSFAIFGEKLEGCSGVAADANTFYMATKDDTSGTARTNKVIAFDLNTGKPKWDAPAPAERVLKPLGMEGGDLLLYMQPTYDKAGAIVTLPPTGGTPRTLLQHPAAAGRVENGFFSSKVVYQGERSFVFSTRVSASNDKEEREQSTLLVFSK from the coding sequence ATGAGCCAGCCGCCCAGCCAGCAACCGCCGCAGGGAGGCTTCGGGGCTCCGCAGGAGCCGCCGTACGGAGCTCCTCAGCCGCCCCAGAGCCCGCCGCCCCAGGGCTCGCCGGACCAGGCCGCCCCGCCCCAGGGCCCGCCTCCCGGACAGCCCCCGGCCGGTCCGCCGCAGACGCCCCCGTCCGGCGCTCCCGCGTACGGCTACCCCCAGCAACCCCCGGCCCAGCCCGGTTACGGCTACCCGCAGCAGCCCGGCCAGGCCCCCGGCCCCTACGGCCAGGCCCCCGGTCCGTACGGCCAGCAGCCCGGTCCGTACGGTCAGCAGCCGGGCCCGTACGGCCAGCCGGCCCCCGGCCCGTACGGTCAGCAGCCCCAGGGCGGCTACGGCTACCCGACGCAGCAGTACCCCGGTGCCCCCGCGCCCGGCGGACCGGGCTCCGGCGGCGGGTTCCTCAAGAACAGGACCGGCATCGTCGTCGCGGCGGCACTCGCCGTGGTCCTGGTCGCCGGAGCGGGCACCTGGTTCCTCGTGAGCGACAGCGGCGACGACGACAAGAAGCCCGTCGCCACCACCAGCAACGACCCCAAGCCGCCCAGCGCCTCGCCGACCGTCGACGAGGGCGACGGCAGCGGGGACGGACGCGAGGGGAACGACGACCTCAACGCCGGGCGCAAGCCGGGCGAGGCGAAGGTCGCCTGGCTCCAGAAGAACGACGTGGACCTGCCGCGCAACGGCGCGACCGTGTACGGCCCCTGGTTCGCCGGCGACGTGGTCGCCAAGGCCATGTACCGCGGCGTCTCCGGCTACTCGGTCGCCGACGGCAAGCAGAAGTGGACCGTTCCGCTCCCCGCCGACGTGTGCGCCGCGCCCAACTCCCCGACCGCCGACGGCAAGATCGTCATCGGCGTGAAGGACGGCACCACGGACAAGGCCAACTGCTCCGTCCTCCAGATGATCGACCTCAACACCGGCAAGCCCGGCTGGAAGAAGTCGGTCAAGAAGAACGGCACCTGGGACCTCCTGTCGGACATCGGCCTGGCCATCAGCGGCGACACCGTCACCGTGGGGCGCACCAGCAACTCCAACGCCTACCGGGTCAGCGACGGCAAGGAGCTGTTCGGCAACCCCTCGGGCAACTGCAAGCCCTTCGCCTTCGCCGGGGGGCCGAAGCTGATCGCCGCGGTCAACTGCCGTACCGACGACGTCGAGAACCCGCAGCACCAGGTCCAGGAACTGAACCCGGAGTCCGGCAAGCCCAAGTGGACGTACCAGCCGCCGCGCGGCTGGGAGGTCAGCAAGGTCTACTCGGTCACCCCGCTCGTGGTCCGGCTCGACCACGAGGAGAAGAAGCAGTGGGCCATCGCCGCGCTCACCGACGGCGGCAAGCTCCGCTCCCAGCTCGCGCCCGCCAAGGGCGACATCCTCACCGCCGACTGCGGGAGCAGCTTCGCGATCTTCGGTGAGAAGCTCGAAGGGTGCAGCGGCGTCGCCGCCGACGCCAACACCTTCTACATGGCGACCAAGGACGACACCAGCGGCACCGCCCGGACGAACAAGGTCATCGCCTTCGACCTGAACACCGGCAAGCCCAAGTGGGACGCCCCCGCCCCCGCCGAGCGCGTCCTGAAGCCGCTGGGCATGGAAGGCGGCGACCTGCTGCTCTACATGCAGCCCACGTACGACAAGGCCGGAGCCATCGTGACGCTCCCGCCGACCGGCGGCACCCCCAGGACGCTGCTCCAGCACCCGGCGGCGGCCGGCCGCGTCGAGAACGGCTTCTTCTCCTCCAAGGTCGTCTACCAGGGGGAACGCTCCTTCGTCTTCAGCACGCGTGTGAGCGCGAGCAACGACAAGGAGGAGCGGGAGCAGTCGACGCTGCTGGTGTTCTCCAAGTGA
- a CDS encoding ABC-F family ATP-binding cassette domain-containing protein translates to MAVNLVNVEQVSKVYGTRALLDGVSLGVSEGDRIGVVGRNGDGKTTLIRMLAKLEEADTGRVTHNGGLRLGVLTQHDSLDPEKTIRQEVIGDLADHEWAGSAKIRDVLTGLFGGLALPGFEHGLDTVIAPLSGGERRRIALAKLLIDEQDLIVLDEPTNHLDVEGISWLAGHLRARRSALVCVTHDRWFLDQVCTRMWDVQRGTVHEYEGGYSDYVFARAERERIAATEESKRQNLMRKELAWLRRGAPARTSKPRYRIEAANELIADVPPPRDTSELMKFANARLGKTVFDLEDVTVQAGPKTLLTHLTWQLGPGDRIGLVGVNGAGKTSLLRALAEAARTGGEEQPAAGKVVVGKTVRLAYLSQEVHELNPNLRVLEAVQQVRDRVDLGKGREMTAGQLCEQFGFTKEKQWTPVGDLSGGERRRLQILRLLMDEPNVLFLDEPTNDLDIETLTQLEDLLDGWPGSMIVISHDRFFIERTTDRVMALLGDRSLRMLPRGIDEYLERRRRMEEEATPSAAAPRTAVAPAAPAVSAQASRAAKKELQKVERQLDKLSTRETTLHQQIAENATDFEKVAELDAELRELVTERDELEMRWLELAEDA, encoded by the coding sequence ATGGCCGTCAATCTGGTCAATGTCGAGCAGGTCAGCAAGGTGTACGGCACCCGTGCCCTGCTCGACGGTGTATCCCTCGGGGTGTCCGAGGGCGACCGGATCGGTGTCGTGGGCCGCAACGGCGACGGCAAGACCACCCTCATCCGGATGCTCGCCAAGCTGGAGGAGGCGGACACCGGACGCGTCACCCACAACGGCGGACTGCGGCTCGGCGTCCTCACCCAGCACGACTCCCTCGACCCGGAGAAGACCATCCGGCAGGAGGTCATCGGGGACCTCGCCGACCACGAGTGGGCGGGCAGCGCCAAGATCCGGGACGTGCTCACCGGGCTCTTCGGCGGCCTCGCCCTCCCCGGTTTCGAGCACGGGCTCGACACCGTCATCGCCCCGCTCTCCGGCGGCGAGCGCCGCCGGATCGCGCTCGCCAAGCTCCTCATCGACGAGCAGGACCTGATCGTCCTGGACGAGCCCACCAACCACCTCGACGTCGAGGGCATCTCCTGGCTGGCCGGCCACCTGCGCGCCCGCCGCTCCGCCCTCGTCTGCGTCACCCACGACCGCTGGTTCCTCGACCAGGTCTGCACCCGCATGTGGGACGTCCAGCGCGGCACGGTCCACGAGTACGAGGGCGGCTACAGCGACTACGTCTTCGCCCGCGCCGAACGTGAGCGCATCGCCGCCACCGAGGAGTCCAAGCGGCAGAACCTCATGCGCAAGGAGCTGGCCTGGCTGCGCCGGGGCGCCCCGGCGCGCACCTCCAAGCCGCGCTACCGCATCGAGGCCGCCAACGAGCTGATCGCGGACGTGCCGCCGCCGCGCGACACCAGCGAGCTGATGAAGTTCGCCAACGCCCGCCTCGGCAAGACCGTCTTCGACCTGGAGGACGTGACCGTCCAGGCCGGGCCCAAGACCCTCCTCACCCACCTCACCTGGCAGCTCGGCCCCGGCGACCGCATCGGCCTCGTCGGCGTCAACGGCGCGGGCAAGACCTCGCTGCTGCGCGCCCTGGCCGAGGCCGCCCGCACCGGGGGCGAGGAGCAGCCCGCCGCGGGGAAGGTCGTCGTCGGCAAGACCGTCAGGCTCGCCTACCTCTCCCAGGAGGTCCACGAGCTGAACCCGAACCTCCGCGTCCTGGAGGCCGTCCAGCAGGTCCGCGACCGGGTGGACCTCGGCAAGGGCCGGGAGATGACCGCCGGACAGCTCTGCGAGCAGTTCGGCTTCACCAAGGAGAAGCAGTGGACGCCCGTGGGCGACCTCTCCGGCGGTGAGCGCCGCCGCCTCCAGATCCTGCGGCTGCTGATGGACGAGCCCAACGTCCTCTTCCTCGACGAGCCCACCAACGACCTCGACATCGAGACCCTGACCCAGCTGGAGGACCTCCTCGACGGCTGGCCCGGATCGATGATCGTGATCTCCCACGACCGGTTCTTCATCGAGCGGACCACCGACCGGGTCATGGCGCTCCTGGGCGACCGCTCCCTGCGGATGCTGCCGCGCGGCATCGACGAGTACCTGGAGCGCCGCCGGAGGATGGAGGAGGAGGCCACCCCCTCCGCCGCCGCGCCCCGGACGGCCGTGGCCCCCGCCGCCCCCGCCGTCTCGGCCCAGGCGTCCCGCGCCGCGAAGAAGGAGCTCCAGAAGGTCGAGCGGCAGCTCGACAAGCTCTCCACTCGCGAGACCACGCTGCACCAGCAGATCGCGGAGAACGCCACCGACTTCGAGAAGGTCGCCGAGCTCGACGCCGAACTGCGCGAACTCGTCACCGAGCGCGACGAGTTGGAGATGCGCTGGCTGGAGCTGGCCGAGGACGCCTGA